The DNA segment GTGCTGAGCATGACGGCGGGTTGGCCGGTCAGGTTGGCGAAGGTGTGCGGGGCGCCGCGCGGGACCATCACGAACGTGCCCGCGGTCGCTTCGTGCTCCTCGTCCCCGACGGTGAACCGCACCGTGCCGGAGATGACATAGAAGCCCTCGTCGTGCCGCGCGTGGCGGTGCTGCGGGGGGCCGGGGGTGTGCGGTGCGAGAACGGACTCGGCCATCCCCAGGCGATGCCCGGTGTGACTGCCGTCTTCGAGGACCCGCATACGCGTGGTACCCATGACGATCACCTCGCCGTCCTCGGGCCCGACCACGGATACGCCGGGGCCGGCCACCGATGCGTTGGGGACGGCCTGCGATTGATCACTCTTCTGATTGCTCTTCGCTTCGTCGGTCATGCTCCGAGTGCACCGTCAGGGCCCGGTGACTGTCCAAGACCTGTTCCGCCACGCCGATACCTCACGGGTATCGTTGCAGCGTGGAGCTACGCACCCTGCGCTACTTCGTGGCGGTCGCCGAGGAACTCCACTTCGGCCGCGCCGCCGCCCGACTGCACATGAGCCAGCCGCCGCTGAGCCGGGCGATCAAGCAACTGGAGTCGGAGACCGGCGCCCCGCTCTTCGCCCGCTCGCCCGCCGGCGTCACGCTCACCCCGGTGGGGGCGGTGCTGCTCGACGAAGCGCGGGCCCTGCTCGACCAGGCCGAGCGCCTCCGTGTCCGCGTGTCCGCGGCGGCCGGCGCCTCGTCCCTCACCATCGGCATCCTGGGCGACGGCACCGACCCCGGCAACACCAGGCTCGCGGCCGCCTTCCGCCGAACCCACCCCGGCGTCGACATCCACATCCGCGACACCGACCTGACCGACCCGACCTGCGGACTCCGCGCCGGACTGGTCGACGTCGCCCTGACCCGTGCGCCGTTCGACGACACCGCCCTGACGGTGCGCGAACTGCGCGCCGACCCGGTCGGCGCGGTACTGCGTGCCGACGACCCGCTGGCCCGTCGCGACCACCTGAACCTGGCCGACCTGGCCGACCGCCGCTGGTTCCAGTTCCCCGAGGGAACGGACCCGATCTGGCAGTCGTACTGGAACGGCGGCACTCCACGCGAGGGCCCCGTGGTGCGCGTCGTCCAGGAATGCCTCCAGGCCGTGCTCTGGAACAGCACGGTCGGCCTGGCCCCCCTCGGACACGACCTCCCCGAGCCCCTGACCACGGTCCCCCTGACCGACATGCCCCCGAGCCGGGTGGTAGCGGCCTGGAAAGCCGACGACACCAACCCCTTGATCCGCTCCTTCACCAAGATCGCACGAACCGCCTACCAAACCTGACCCGACCGATCCCCGCCCCACCGGTCATGCGCCCATCCCTCCACCCAATCCCTCGCCCCAGGCTGACCGGCGACAACAGCCCGCCCACGGTGGGCCCTGTCTGTACGCCACCGCCGACAAGCACCCCTGACCAGCAAAAAGCCATCCCATGGTTGCAGCCCATCTGTAACCGCGCAGCCCGGACACGTCGCGCCCAGGGCTGTCCGGGTCGTTTCCACAGGCCACAGCTTCAACCGGATAGTCGGACGGCTGGGGCAGGCAGGTCCAAACCTGCCACACAGGTCCGGAGGGTATGCCGCGACGTGCCGTCGCGGAGGTTCCTGAGCTAGGCCTGCTGCACTTCACCGTTCGCAGAGTCGGTCCACTCAGTTGCCTCTCACTGGGAAGTAGGCATGGCGATCGTTGCGGGGGAGTCGCCGCCCAGCGGCGACGTATCAACTTAGGTTTTTATAAGCGTGGTTGGCTAGGATCGCAGGCTCACGCGGACGTCATTGTTGGCTTCGGTTGAGTGAGGGGGAGAGCTTGGAGACGGCTCGGGTCTTCTTCGGTCTCGCAGCACCGTTGGCGGTCTCATGGGAACGGGAGTGGTTCTCCAACCGCCCGCGCCTGGCGCTCGTGTTCTCGCTCGCATATGGTGCATGCGCCATCGCGCCGTACAGAGATGACGCCAAGGCATTGGGGGCACTCGGTGTATCCGTACTCATGGCATTAGGGCTGTCGTTGGTATATGGCTCGCACCACGCGCTGTTCGCCAGCGTCTCCATCTTCACCCCCGTGACCAGTGGGCGGGCGACCATCAATAAGAAGCTGGGTGTGATCCTGCTGGCAATCGCGGCGGTAACTGCCGTGTGGGTGGCAGGTGCCACGATAGTGACCCTTGTCGCCCAGTTGTTGTTGAGTGATAAGGCCATCGTGATGACATCCGCCTTGCTCTTGGCGGTCTTCGGGGGTGGCTCGGTGGTCAAGGCCGCGACTGACCCGGTCAAGGAGGAGGTGCGCCAGCTGCAGCCGGGGCCGGCAAAGACGGCTGCTGAGGCTCTGGTAGCGAGTGGTGGCAGGAGTATTGGGCTCTTCGAGCGTGGGGTCTTATTTGTCTTCCTCGCTGCAGGCCAGCCCGAAGCTGCTGCGCTCGTGCTGGCGGCCAAGGCCCTGGCGCGTGCTCCTGTCGACCACGTTAATCACGCTTCCAAATATTTCCTCGTCGGTACGCTGGGCAGTGTCATCGCTTCAGCAGCTATGAGTATGGCTGCGCGTTCAGCGATCGGGTTGCCCATCTTGTAGGAGGTTGTCTTGGAGCTCAGGGGGCACCCACTTGTCCACAAGCTGCTTTCCCTTAGGTTGCCCCCGTCGGACTACGTGGTAGCAGGCAGCGGCCCCCTCCTCGCGCATGGCCTCAGGGACGAGGTGACTGACCTGGACGTAGTCGCGCGGGGCGAAGCCTGGAAGATTGCCACGGATATTGCCGAGCCGATGCCGCCACCTTCTGGCCACGGACTGCGTGTTGTGATCTTCGGCGGTGGCATCGAGGTTTTTGATCGCTGGTTGCCGGGCACGGTCGATGCTGATGAGTTGATCGACGGTGCCGAGTTGATTCAAGGTATTCCTTTCTGCCCGCTCTCCGCGGTTCTCGCCTGGAAGCGCAGGTCCGACCGAGAGAAGGACCAGGCAGATATCAAAGCGATACAGGATTTTCTGCGCCTCTAGGTACCCACAGCCTTGTTGGTGAAGCCAGGCGTTGGAAACGTCAATTCAGCCACTTCCCGCCGTTACTTCACGGCGTTTCGCAAGCATCCTGCGGACTGACTGCGGCGATAGTCGGTGTAGCGGGCACGCTCAGCGCTCCTGTCTTGTCGCAACGGCTGATGGGCCGTGTACAAAGAGAGCACTTCGAGAGTCAACAGCAGGTCGAGGCAGCTCAGTGGGTCCGAGAGCAGCAAGTTGCCGAGCTGGACCGCAAGCGCCACTGCTACTTGTCGGTGAACGCAGCCTTCCGAGAGTACCGAACCCACTTAATGAACTTCCTTTGGCTTGTGCACAAGGGAGAGGTGACGCCAGAAGCTCGTGAAGTGGTGGAGGAGGCGAGGCGCGCCCATCACGCCGCTTTTGCTCGTCACGCGACCGGACTGCCCAAACAGTCGTGCTCGGAGCTGTCCGGTTAGTTGGTGCAGGCCACAAGCCCTGTCAGGCAAAAGCTCCGCACTGATCTCTACCGTTCCATGCAGCCGTTGGCGGACGTCTGCAGGAAGGGCCACCGAGTTGCGGCAGCGGCACAGGGCTTGAGGACGCTACCTATGTGGGGAAGCTTCTCTTCCACGCTGCACGCCCCGAGGTGGGGCGGCAGTGGACGGACGTCGGCGAAGTCCACGAGGAGCGCGGGCTGAAGGGGCGAGCCGACGGCGATGCCCGCGGCGTACCGCGCCGTCGAGGCGGAGGGCCTGACGTCAGGCGACCGACTGTTCCAGGGTGAGTGGGGTGGCACGCTTGCTGGCTCCGTCATCTGTCGCCGATGGCGGAGTGCTCGGGCTGCTGTTCCCACCCCGGACCAACTGGCTCAACGCCGGCGTTTCGGCCGCGACCGTGGCCGAGTGGGCGGGCAACAGTGTCCCCGGTGCTACTGGCCACGTAGACCCGCTGCATCGACGGGCAGCTCGATGACCTGAGCGCAGGATCGAGGAGGCGGGGGAGCTGGCGGATCCGGCAGCCTCGGGGGCCTGAGAACTTCTCCGCGTATTCTCCGCCGCCACCCGCAGAAGCCCGGTTTCAGCCGGACACCGTCGGACGTGCCTCACCCCCGTCGAGGGGCGCGTCCGGCCCTGCGCCGCGCACTGGGAATGGGCTTTGACCAGCAAAAAGACCCTCCCGAGGGAGGGTCTTGCGGAGCGCCCCCGGCAGGACTCGAACCTGCGGCCAAGTGCTTAGAAGGCACCTGCTCTATCCACTGAGCTACGGGGGCCGGGTGTGGGCGTGGATCACGGACCGCGGTCAAGGATAGAGGTCCGGGTGCCTCGTCCCGGTTGCTTCACCTCCGTGGCACGTTGTGGAGGTTCGGTGAAGCGGTCCCGATAATCGCAGGCAGGTACGAATCCTGCACCGCTTTTGACGCCTCGTGCGGCGGGTGTTGTGCACTCGTTATGCCTGTGCCTCGCTTGTCGCGAGCGTCCCGTGCGTCACTCGTCCCGTTCTGTGAGGGTTCTCGCGGCGCGCACGAGGGGTTATACGCTTCAAAAACCTAACGAAATTGGGCATTCTGCACATGTGGCGACCTTGGACGTACGACCCCGGCTGATCGACGCACTGTCCGTTCTGCGCGACCGCGTCGACGCCGCACGCTTTCCCCTGCCACTCCGGGGCGCTGCCCGGGCCCGGCGCAACCGGGCCGAGCTGCTGGCCCAGCTGGACGACTATGTGATTCCACGCTTGCGCTCGCCGCAGGCCCCGCTGCTCGCGGTGATCGGCGGGTCGACCGGGGCGGGCAAGTCCACGCTGGTGAATTCCCTGGTGGGGCGGCGGGTCTCGGAGGCGGGGGTGCTGCGGCCGACGACGCGGACGCCGGTGCTGGTCTGCCATCCCGACGACCTCCACTGGTTCGCCGGGCCACGGGTCCTGCCGCAGCTCGCCCGGGTGTGGGTCCCCGAGCAGGACGACGGCGGCGAGGGCGGATACCCGGCGGCCGGAGACGGCCTGGGCCGGGGCGACTACGGCAGGCACGGCGCGGGCGGGACGGCGCCCGGTGGGGCGCGTGGGGCGTTCGGCGGCGGAGGGGCGTACGGCGGAGGGCCGTACGGCGGTGCGGGCGGCGGCGGTGGCGCGGGTCCGGACGGGCCACCGGGCTCGGGCCCTGCGGTGGGGGGCGGGAGCGAGGCGGGGCTGTTCACGGTGCGGATCGAGACGGACCGGGCGTTGCCCAGCGGGCTGGCGTTGCTGGACGCCCCGGACATCGATTCGCTGGTCGCGCGCAACCGGGAGCTGGCCGCGGAGCTGATCTGCGCCGCGGACGTGTGGGTGCTCGTCACCACGGCGGCCCGGTACGCGGACGCGGTGCCCTGGCATCTGCTGCGCACCGCGAAGGAGTACGACGTCACGCTGGTGACCGTGCTGGACCGGGTGCCGCATCAGATCGCCACGG comes from the Streptomyces angustmyceticus genome and includes:
- a CDS encoding cupin domain-containing protein, producing MTDEAKSNQKSDQSQAVPNASVAGPGVSVVGPEDGEVIVMGTTRMRVLEDGSHTGHRLGMAESVLAPHTPGPPQHRHARHDEGFYVISGTVRFTVGDEEHEATAGTFVMVPRGAPHTFANLTGQPAVMLSTFTPDLYVQYFRDLRSMAADGRPLTPRDTIATMSRYATEPASEFA
- a CDS encoding LysR family transcriptional regulator, whose translation is MELRTLRYFVAVAEELHFGRAAARLHMSQPPLSRAIKQLESETGAPLFARSPAGVTLTPVGAVLLDEARALLDQAERLRVRVSAAAGASSLTIGILGDGTDPGNTRLAAAFRRTHPGVDIHIRDTDLTDPTCGLRAGLVDVALTRAPFDDTALTVRELRADPVGAVLRADDPLARRDHLNLADLADRRWFQFPEGTDPIWQSYWNGGTPREGPVVRVVQECLQAVLWNSTVGLAPLGHDLPEPLTTVPLTDMPPSRVVAAWKADDTNPLIRSFTKIARTAYQT